The Opitutaceae bacterium genome has a window encoding:
- a CDS encoding ribulokinase, with protein sequence MFTLGLDYGTNTVRCLIVRCSDGEEIASAVVGYPAGKEGVMLDPRDHLLARQHPGDYLTSMEKAVRSALAAARKVKGFSPDLVVGIGVDSTGSSPIPVDRDNRPLALDPKWKKDLNAQCWLWKDHTSFAEAGEITRLAREHRPQYLAKCGNTYSSEWFWSKIWHCRRVAPKVFKAAFSWVELCDWVPSVLAGVTDPREVKRGICAAGHKAMYHDSWGGLPDAEFLAMLHPDLADLRERLYSKAHDALTPAGRLSAEWADRLGLTEGLVIAIGEFDVHYGAIGCGVREGTLVKVIGTSTCDCGVVALEKQVPDIPGICGIVPGAILPGFHGLEAGQSAVGDIFKWWVEGVCEGNGALHAKLTREAEALKPGQSGLLALDWNNGNRTILVDQLLTGLLLGQTLYTTRSEIYRALIEATAFGARAIIERFREYGVPIDAVVCAGGIAEKNPLLMQIYADVTGCTMKVSGSSQACALGAAVGAAVVAGVHQDFKTAQKAMTSLKPVSYKPRRKEAKVYDELYALYRKLHDSFGGVSSNADLGDVMKKLLALKQRQSA encoded by the coding sequence ATGTTTACCCTAGGTCTCGACTACGGCACGAACACGGTTCGCTGCCTCATTGTGCGTTGTTCCGATGGCGAGGAAATTGCGAGCGCGGTTGTCGGCTACCCCGCCGGCAAGGAGGGCGTCATGCTCGATCCGCGAGACCACCTCCTCGCGCGCCAGCATCCGGGCGACTACCTGACCTCGATGGAGAAGGCGGTGCGTTCGGCGCTCGCGGCGGCGAGGAAGGTAAAGGGATTTTCGCCGGACCTGGTGGTCGGCATCGGCGTGGACTCGACCGGTTCGAGTCCCATTCCTGTCGACCGCGACAATCGTCCCCTGGCTCTCGACCCGAAGTGGAAGAAGGACCTGAACGCGCAATGCTGGTTGTGGAAGGATCATACCAGCTTCGCCGAGGCCGGTGAGATCACACGCCTGGCGCGGGAGCACAGGCCCCAGTACCTCGCCAAGTGCGGCAACACCTATTCGTCCGAGTGGTTCTGGTCCAAAATCTGGCACTGCCGCCGCGTGGCTCCCAAGGTTTTCAAGGCTGCTTTCTCCTGGGTGGAGTTGTGCGACTGGGTTCCCTCTGTGCTTGCGGGAGTCACCGACCCCCGCGAAGTGAAGCGCGGTATCTGCGCCGCGGGCCACAAGGCCATGTACCACGACTCCTGGGGCGGCCTGCCTGACGCCGAGTTCCTGGCCATGCTGCACCCGGACCTGGCCGACCTGCGGGAACGGTTGTATTCAAAAGCCCATGACGCACTTACGCCGGCCGGCCGGCTTTCCGCGGAATGGGCCGACAGGCTCGGCCTGACCGAGGGCCTCGTCATAGCCATTGGTGAGTTTGACGTGCACTACGGCGCGATCGGGTGCGGGGTGCGCGAGGGCACGCTCGTGAAGGTCATCGGCACCTCCACGTGCGACTGTGGTGTCGTGGCGCTTGAGAAGCAGGTACCTGACATCCCGGGGATCTGCGGCATCGTGCCGGGCGCCATCCTGCCGGGCTTCCACGGACTCGAGGCGGGGCAGTCGGCTGTGGGAGACATCTTCAAGTGGTGGGTGGAAGGGGTGTGCGAGGGCAACGGTGCGCTCCATGCCAAGCTCACCCGTGAGGCCGAGGCGCTCAAGCCGGGCCAGAGCGGACTCCTCGCCCTCGACTGGAACAACGGGAACCGCACGATCCTGGTCGACCAGCTCCTGACCGGCCTGCTGCTGGGCCAGACACTCTACACCACGCGGTCCGAGATCTATCGCGCCCTGATCGAGGCCACCGCCTTCGGTGCGCGTGCCATCATCGAGCGATTCCGCGAGTATGGCGTCCCCATCGATGCCGTGGTGTGCGCGGGCGGCATTGCCGAGAAGAATCCCCTCCTGATGCAGATCTATGCCGACGTGACTGGCTGCACCATGAAGGTGAGCGGATCCAGCCAGGCCTGCGCCCTTGGCGCCGCCGTCGGTGCCGCGGTTGTAGCCGGTGTGCACCAGGATTTCAAGACGGCGCAGAAGGCGATGACGTCGCTGAAGCCGGTTTCCTATAAGCCGCGACGCAAGGAGGCCAAGGTGTATGATGAGCTCTACGCCCTGTATCGGAAACTTCACGACAGCTTCGGCGGTGTCTCCAGCAACGCCGATCTCGGCGACGTGATGAAGAAGCTGCTTGCCCTGAAGCAGCGCCAGTCTGCCTGA
- a CDS encoding LacI family DNA-binding transcriptional regulator, with amino-acid sequence MPQVTMAMIAKAAGVSKNAVSLALRGDPQIPAATRKRIEKAARELGYVRNPVVAQLMAELRKGRTAGYRRTLALVNANQARDAFKAHPTIPSYVAGCRRRAELQGYRLDEFWLHDPELTAARAARIWRARGIRGVLLVGMMRENRLPDHLRQLWDQFTCVVTGVRTREPTLHFCCVDHHALVLQAFEQAWELGYRSPALVVDRHIDSLVDGRFTAAMHYAQAAFPVARVVPAFLEADDCHADPSPFVKWIKRHKPDVILTLYTAVRNWAQEAGFAVPADLGLIQLERRKGNLDWSGMDQHNDLSGEAAVDRVISLLHANEVGVPDFPRATLISGTWSEGTTTSPRAAARPHA; translated from the coding sequence ATGCCCCAGGTGACGATGGCCATGATCGCGAAGGCCGCCGGCGTTTCGAAGAATGCCGTGTCACTCGCCCTGCGCGGCGACCCACAGATTCCCGCCGCCACACGCAAACGTATCGAGAAGGCGGCACGGGAGCTCGGATATGTACGCAACCCGGTGGTGGCGCAGTTGATGGCCGAACTGCGCAAAGGGCGCACCGCCGGCTACCGGCGCACGCTCGCCCTGGTGAACGCCAACCAGGCGCGCGATGCCTTCAAGGCGCACCCCACCATCCCAAGCTACGTGGCAGGGTGTCGGCGCCGGGCCGAGCTACAAGGGTACCGCCTGGATGAATTCTGGCTGCATGATCCGGAACTCACGGCAGCGCGTGCGGCGCGCATCTGGCGCGCGCGCGGCATCCGCGGGGTGCTGCTAGTCGGGATGATGCGGGAAAATCGGTTGCCGGACCACCTGCGCCAGCTGTGGGACCAATTTACCTGCGTTGTCACCGGAGTCCGCACCCGCGAGCCCACGTTACACTTCTGCTGCGTCGACCACCATGCGCTTGTCCTGCAGGCTTTTGAACAAGCGTGGGAGCTTGGCTATCGGTCCCCCGCACTGGTGGTGGATCGTCACATCGATTCCCTGGTCGATGGGCGCTTCACTGCAGCCATGCACTACGCCCAGGCAGCGTTCCCGGTTGCCCGCGTGGTGCCCGCCTTTCTGGAGGCGGACGACTGCCATGCCGACCCGTCTCCGTTCGTGAAATGGATCAAACGGCACAAGCCCGACGTGATCCTCACCCTTTACACCGCCGTCCGGAACTGGGCTCAAGAGGCAGGCTTCGCCGTTCCTGCCGATCTGGGGCTCATCCAACTCGAGCGGCGAAAAGGCAACCTCGACTGGTCCGGCATGGACCAGCACAACGACCTGTCCGGCGAAGCTGCGGTCGACCGTGTCATCAGCCTGCTTCATGCAAACGAAGTGGGTGTGCCCGACTTCCCGCGGGCCACGCTCATCAGCGGCACTTGGAGCGAAGGCACCACCACTTCTCCACGCGCAGCCGCCCGACCCCATGCCTGA
- a CDS encoding tetratricopeptide repeat protein: MPDPRLELNRLKSLLQAGKALEARPVLARVVQSDPRNAEAAFLLAIAHIAVGANAEAVPLLQKLAQVAPQVPDVHNNLGIALKNLGREDEAERSFRNALARNAGYAEAHANLAHLLLRTRRPEEASRHFLRTLQLNPAFTDALRGLADSLRMLGRSSESRQALEAYCQAVPADADAANALGVAEQALGNLAAAEQAFRRALAAKPGHSEAASNLGAILLQQNKVNDALACAELAAKNQPGSADAANNLALVHLRLNQPGKALGELQRALSLSPTHSDARHNLANALHAQGRTAEAIAVLEQVLVEKPDFASARFNLANMRLLTGDFALGWADYEARPTRRLRAFPKPDWDGNTSLAGHTLLVYAEQGLGDTLNFARYLPLLAEKGATVVLEAQVPLLPVLEPLRSCCTLVGRGDTLPPFDYVLPLLSAPLVCGTRADSIPSPGPWVGVSEEKLQAWRARLRGKGTRRLGLVWAGNPAHTNDHNRSLPLARLLAAIPGKTSLFSLQKEIPASDTAALAATPDMQLLSPFLNDFSDTAAALLCLDALVTVDTSVAHLAGCLGVPTFLLLPTPPDWRWLLGRDDSPWYPTVRLFRQPAPGDWAPALARLHSALHTSTHA, from the coding sequence ATGCCTGACCCACGCCTCGAGTTGAACCGGCTGAAAAGCCTCCTGCAGGCGGGCAAGGCCCTCGAGGCAAGGCCCGTTTTGGCACGCGTGGTCCAGTCAGATCCCCGCAATGCCGAAGCTGCCTTCCTGCTTGCGATCGCCCATATCGCCGTCGGAGCCAACGCAGAGGCCGTTCCCCTGCTGCAAAAGCTGGCGCAAGTGGCCCCGCAGGTGCCCGATGTGCACAACAACCTCGGCATCGCACTGAAAAACCTGGGCCGGGAAGACGAGGCGGAACGATCTTTTCGCAATGCCCTCGCCCGCAACGCGGGCTACGCGGAGGCGCATGCGAACCTCGCGCACCTCCTGTTGCGCACGAGACGCCCGGAGGAAGCCTCGCGGCACTTCCTCCGTACGCTCCAACTCAACCCCGCGTTCACCGACGCACTCCGTGGTTTGGCGGATTCGCTTCGCATGCTGGGCAGGTCGTCGGAGTCCAGGCAGGCACTCGAAGCCTACTGCCAGGCCGTGCCGGCTGACGCAGATGCCGCAAACGCGCTCGGGGTGGCCGAACAGGCCCTGGGCAACCTCGCCGCAGCCGAGCAGGCTTTCCGCCGCGCACTCGCCGCAAAACCCGGACATTCGGAGGCGGCGTCCAATCTAGGCGCCATTTTGCTGCAGCAAAACAAGGTCAACGATGCGCTCGCCTGCGCGGAACTGGCAGCGAAAAACCAACCGGGCTCGGCCGACGCGGCAAACAACCTCGCCCTCGTCCATCTCAGGTTAAACCAACCCGGGAAGGCCCTGGGCGAGCTTCAGCGCGCGCTTTCGCTCTCGCCGACTCATTCAGACGCCAGGCACAACCTCGCCAATGCCCTCCACGCCCAGGGACGGACGGCCGAAGCGATCGCCGTCCTTGAACAGGTTCTCGTGGAAAAGCCGGATTTCGCCAGCGCACGCTTCAACCTCGCGAACATGCGCCTGCTCACTGGGGATTTTGCTCTTGGCTGGGCAGACTACGAGGCCCGCCCGACCCGGCGGCTGCGCGCCTTCCCGAAACCGGACTGGGACGGCAACACTTCCCTCGCGGGCCACACGCTGCTCGTTTACGCGGAACAGGGCCTCGGCGACACTCTGAATTTTGCCCGCTACCTCCCCCTTCTCGCAGAAAAGGGGGCGACGGTGGTCCTCGAGGCCCAGGTCCCGCTCCTCCCCGTCCTCGAACCCCTGCGGTCCTGCTGCACACTCGTGGGCCGCGGCGACACGCTGCCGCCGTTCGATTATGTGCTGCCCCTGCTGAGCGCACCCCTCGTGTGTGGCACCCGCGCCGACTCGATCCCCTCCCCGGGGCCCTGGGTCGGTGTATCCGAAGAAAAACTACAGGCCTGGCGTGCACGCCTCCGCGGCAAGGGGACGAGGCGCCTTGGCCTGGTGTGGGCCGGGAATCCCGCACACACGAACGACCACAACCGCTCGCTTCCCCTTGCGCGCTTGCTCGCCGCCATACCAGGCAAGACCAGCCTGTTTTCTCTCCAGAAAGAAATCCCGGCATCCGACACGGCCGCGCTCGCCGCCACGCCCGACATGCAGCTGCTCAGCCCCTTTCTCAACGACTTCTCCGACACGGCGGCTGCCCTGCTCTGCCTCGATGCGCTGGTGACGGTCGATACCTCGGTGGCGCACCTCGCCGGCTGCCTGGGCGTGCCAACATTCCTCCTCCTGCCCACCCCGCCAGACTGGCGCTGGCTGCTTGGCCGCGATGACTCCCCCTGGTATCCCACGGTCAGGCTTTTCCGCCAGCCCGCGCCCGGGGACTGGGCCCCCGCCCTTGCCCGACTGCACTCCGCCCTCCACACCTCCACCCATGCCTGA
- a CDS encoding nicotinamide-nucleotide amidohydrolase family protein, with translation MPESTPGLPSVAVAESLTCGRLQALIGAVSGASAYFRGGVTAYTWEQKVRLLGVEPSHAASVDCVSERVAREMAAGVRPLFGADIGLATTGYAEPREGVPEPFAWWALCFGKQSEAVFETGRIVLPGRSRVEAQCDAATQVFARWRAHLAERGIHLPTTLPQRA, from the coding sequence ATGCCTGAATCCACCCCCGGTCTGCCTTCCGTCGCGGTCGCCGAGAGTCTCACCTGCGGGCGCCTGCAGGCGCTTATTGGCGCCGTCTCGGGCGCCTCCGCGTATTTCCGCGGGGGAGTGACGGCTTACACCTGGGAACAGAAGGTGCGCTTGCTCGGGGTTGAGCCCTCGCATGCCGCGTCCGTCGACTGCGTCTCGGAACGAGTGGCACGGGAGATGGCCGCGGGGGTTCGGCCACTTTTTGGCGCCGACATCGGTCTTGCCACGACCGGCTATGCCGAACCGAGGGAGGGCGTGCCCGAGCCCTTCGCCTGGTGGGCCCTGTGCTTTGGGAAGCAATCAGAGGCCGTTTTTGAGACCGGCAGGATCGTGCTGCCCGGGCGCTCCCGCGTCGAAGCGCAGTGCGACGCGGCCACACAGGTGTTTGCCCGCTGGCGCGCCCACCTCGCCGAGCGAGGTATCCATCTCCCCACTACACTCCCTCAGCGGGCGTAG
- a CDS encoding lipid-binding SYLF domain-containing protein, producing the protein MKKLLLLAISLVTFLAAPARASEFEDFVGEVETCEAVLQEFMANRETAIPAEVWSRARAVVIVNQFRAGFIFGVKGGWGVVLAKKPNGQWSIPVLLKAGEASFGLQAGGAKVEGVYIITNDETVKMLYRARFNVGVDAKAVGGPKWREVETVNRDLLDSPVLVYTKNKGLFAGATVKTGYIARNDEANRRFYNTFYSMPELLYGDFVQPIPEVQPLMNLVASYAR; encoded by the coding sequence ATGAAAAAACTGCTTCTTCTTGCGATCTCGCTGGTCACGTTTCTCGCGGCGCCTGCCCGTGCCTCCGAATTCGAGGATTTTGTGGGCGAGGTGGAGACCTGCGAGGCCGTTCTCCAGGAGTTCATGGCGAACCGTGAGACAGCGATCCCGGCCGAGGTATGGTCCCGCGCGCGCGCCGTCGTGATCGTCAACCAGTTCAGGGCCGGCTTCATTTTTGGTGTCAAGGGTGGCTGGGGCGTTGTTCTTGCGAAGAAGCCCAACGGCCAGTGGAGCATTCCGGTGCTCCTCAAGGCGGGTGAGGCGAGCTTCGGCCTCCAGGCGGGCGGCGCAAAGGTCGAGGGTGTGTACATCATCACCAACGACGAGACGGTGAAGATGCTTTACCGGGCGCGCTTCAATGTCGGTGTCGACGCCAAGGCAGTGGGCGGACCCAAGTGGCGCGAGGTCGAGACGGTGAACCGCGACCTGCTCGATTCCCCGGTGCTAGTCTACACGAAGAACAAGGGCCTGTTTGCGGGCGCCACCGTGAAAACCGGCTACATTGCCCGGAATGACGAGGCGAACCGCAGGTTCTACAACACCTTTTACTCCATGCCGGAGCTTCTCTACGGCGACTTCGTGCAACCGATTCCCGAGGTGCAGCCGCTGATGAACCTGGTGGCCAGCTACGCCCGCTGA
- a CDS encoding metallopeptidase family protein — translation MEIAEQEVRAARKKLHGPLRDLAESVPVVFHDRPSPEILGEEFEPDLLGLFVGAPVNEAVEGRADVPAHILLFIEELFDFAEGDCDAYRKEVRVTYLHELGHYLGWDEDEVARRGLE, via the coding sequence ATGGAAATTGCCGAGCAGGAGGTGCGCGCTGCACGAAAGAAACTGCACGGCCCGTTGCGCGACCTTGCCGAGTCGGTGCCGGTGGTTTTCCATGACCGGCCCTCGCCGGAGATCTTGGGCGAGGAATTTGAGCCGGACCTTCTCGGGCTCTTCGTGGGTGCACCCGTCAATGAAGCCGTTGAAGGCCGCGCCGATGTGCCGGCGCACATCCTCCTGTTCATCGAGGAGCTCTTTGATTTTGCCGAGGGGGATTGCGACGCCTACCGCAAGGAGGTGAGGGTGACCTATCTTCACGAGCTGGGTCACTACCTCGGTTGGGACGAGGACGAAGTCGCGCGAAGGGGACTGGAGTAA